The nucleotide sequence gggaatacactaagatgtcgtcgataaacaccacaacgaatctgtctaaataaggcttaaaaacacggttcatcagatccataaaagctgccgggcattagtaagcccaaacggcataacagtaaactcataatgtccataccgtgttctaaaagccgtcttcgacacatcctccgGTCTGATCCTCAATTGGTGATATCCTGACTgtaagtcaatcttggaatatacacaagatccctggagccgatcaaatagatcatcaatcctcggtaatggatacttgttcttaatcgtgactttattgagttcacgatagtccacgcataagcgaagtgatccatccttcttcttcacaaataggaccggtgctccccaaggtgacacactcggtctcacgaaacccttgtccagaagatcctgcaactgtgccttcagctccttcagctctgctggtgccatcctatagggtgcctttgagatcggggtagtcccggggacgagatctaccacaaactcaatctctctatcaggaggcatgcctggtagctccgcgggaaacacatctccaaactcccgtactacgggaatatcctcaatcctaggggcgtcatcctcaccccgcaacacaacagtagccaagtaggctacgcagcctctgctAATCAACTGtcgagctcgagaagagctaatcgtcatcgcaaatagcgaactctggcatcctcggtacacaacctccgcctgccccggctctctaaatgtcaccgttcgattcttacaatcgatggtGGCAAAGTATTTggtcagccaatccatgcccaacacaacctcaaactccccgagtttgtGCAAAGCTAgtaagtccacgggcatgatccattCTCCAATcctaacagggcaactggggcaaaactcccgaatgtctaaagagtgatcgggtacaacaactcgtcccggGTGCAACagggatacaagtgggatgccatgcagctcggcaaacagccgatcaatgaatgaatgcgatgcaccggtatcaaacaaagctctagctcgaataccagaaagtaaaatgatacctgcgaccacattctcggctgccgcctcctcctcagtctgggctgcgtacatgcgcccgctcggggcctgtcgtgacccctccgtctgccgctggacaggtggccgaccggcctggtgatgcgcagtaGATGTCCCCTGgatgggacctggcgatgctggtgcagatgccgcagatggcgctggcaatggactcctcgggcaatccgactggaagtggccctcctggccacacaagaagcacctgccctgGCTGCGTGTACACTGTCGTGGGTAATGAgggccaccacagatcacgcagcggggagcctgacgacgatcgggtcctcctcgctgagtagactggccgtgtcctcgcgactggctccggctcctggggtgcctcggcggcctccgtgaatgcgtctgactcgcaccctcagccgctggcctcttgcccttgcccttatctagggcctcgcgtcgctcctgaaggtctgcTGCTCCGGCCCCCACAATcaaagctcgatccacaacctctcggtaggtctggaggttggaagactgcaccaaccggaagatagaaggccgcaaaccgcgctaaaaaatgcgggccttgtcctcgtcatcccgcaccacataAGGCACACAATGGAGTAATCGagagaactctctctcgtactcggccacagacCGCTCATCcaggcgcaagctgcgcaagtcctgctccatcttcctcttgacgctagtagggaagtagtgcgccagaagaagctccttgaatcgcgtccaagagatcgctgccaagtcggtgctggggttgtcctggatgtccaaccaccaacggtaggcctcgccgtccagaaagtgagtggcgagccaaactctgtcccgctcctccacgaaggtgtccctgaagagcttctccatgtgcgcAGAGAAGTcgaggagcggcggcgatggcggctcGTGGTGACGTCGGAGTCGATGCCGTCGCGGAGACCGCAAAGGAGTTTGGGGCGAAGTCCGCGGCCATGCGCGCGGAGATTGTCGAGAAGTGACGCCCCGGGCCGAGGCGTCTCGGAGTGACGTGGGCATGTCTCGGAGCAGACGACCTTAGCGGCGCGGTGCCTCGGAGCAGACAAGGGGGGGACCTTGGAGCGAGCTCGACGGTCGGTGCAGTTCGGCTTTGGAGCAGACAAGGGGGCCTTGGAGTGAGCTCGACGGCCGATGCGGCTCAGCCGCAGCATGGACGGCCTTGGGCTCGAAGGTGGTGCAGCTCGGCCTCGGTTGGAGAGGGATGACACGGCGGGTGATGGAGCagatcggccgcgggtggcgctTCAAGCagatcggccgcgggtggcTTCGAGTCGAAGACGGCAGCGGTGGCGGCTTCAGGCagatcggccgcgggtggcgcggcttcgggTCGAAGACGGCAGTGGTGGCGGGGACACGGCGGAAGGGCTCGGCCGACTCCATGATGAGCTCGGTGGAGCTCGGTGGGTGCTCGGCGGAGCTTCGGCGGAAGCGCGTCGCGGCTCGATCGGCAGAGGAGTCGGTGGAGCGCCTCGGCGCGGAGAGCTCAAGGAACTCGAGCGCACGGAGACATCGAGGAGGCGGCGAGGGCAATGTCGTCGTGGGCAGGGGCTCAGCGGAGGAAGCCTCGGTGagtgcttgagagagagagagagagagagagagaaagaaaagaaatgggatagatatttttttttagatttcgcAGATTCAAAAACTCTCTCTTGTTTGATTTTTCGAGGGGTATTTATAGAGGTGGTTGTAACCAACCTCAGGGAGACGTGCGGATGGATCGTGGGATGCGGGTGGTTGTAAACAATTTGAGGGAAACGTGCGTATGAATCGTGGGATGGTTATGGGATCGTGGGTAATCGTGATAGGATTGTGGGATGATGGGTGGTGGGTATAGGTTGTTACGATAGTATCGTGGGATTGTGGGAGAGATTTTGGATGGTTGAGATGAGATTGTGGGGTATTTTGGACGGTTGTGATGAGATTATGAGATATTGGGTGGTTAGGATGGGATTGCGGGAATATTGCGgattagtcctttccctttgatcatattacatcttaataaaaatattatatgattaaggtggggcattttgtaaatatataaaagggAATAGACTAATATGCTATTTATATTCCCGTACGTATTATTTTTTTGCAATCCGGTGCATgggatattttcaaaatttaaattttatccatgcacctggtgcatagatgatctcataaaccatctctatttattattttctctctccccttttttctttttcttcttttattcctctctctttttttatgcttcaacaaaTGCCCCCCACCTTTTCAAGCTTGTGATTTAAACAAGGTGGAAAAAGGTGCCGATCTCCTTTCACTATTCCGACCTTCATATCGCCATCCGGGGTTTGATCATCAAAGATCCaaggtatttatatatttcgtttttttgatctcttttgatgttatatatacatatttgcATGCATATTTGAGATCTGTACGAGACATATTCAAACCTCTGAATagatttcgtaattttttcTAGATCATGGGAAAAACGAATGAACCATTAATTCATCCCGATGATAGAAATTTAGGCGTATTTAGAGGACTTTCTTTAATGCGTTCGCCTCCGATATTTGGGCGTTCCGCCAAACCCGTCATTCCTTATGAGACGCCTATGTTAAAAGAATGGGCGATATTTAAGCAGAAGCAATTATTGGGTCGTTTCGGAGTTGATTATTATGCTCTCGATGGTGACGGCGACGTCATATTATTGCTCCCTATAGGACCTCCGAAAGAAAGAGACACGTTACAATCTCTCGggtataaaatacttaataatCATCCTGGATGGTGTGGAATGAGTAGGGTTTTAGGGGATAGCATTGAGGTAGAGGGTTTAATTGAATGGGGAAATCATATCATCTCTCATTACACCACACAATTACGTCGTGCTGGCATTTTAGGGGGTATCGTAGCTTCACGAGGGAGATACAATAAGAATATGAATATCATCAAGGCATTGGTAGAGCTGTGGTGTTCGGAGACAAATACTTTTCATCTTCCATTTGGTGAAGTTGGGATTTCTTTATGGGAAATTAGAGAACTCGGTGGGCTTCCGATTATCGGTGACATGTACGAcgaatatatccctccaaattCTGAACTTTATAGTAAGAACAATTATCCCAGTTGTGTTAGGGAGCTTTTTGATGTTTATCAATGGCTCATGGCTCGATCTTCTAACAAGCGTGTGCGGTATGATTTATGGGTAGATTTCTTTTACACAAGTTATAAGAAGTTGACTAAGTCTAAGTCTCGGAGTATAAGCAATAGAGAGCTCGCCCCCTCATATACAGAAGACGCGACCCGAGCGGCCTTCATTTCTTTATGGTTATGCAACTTCGTAATGCCTTCTGGATTAGACCATTTCATCAAGCCGGAAACGTTTATTATGGCTTCTAAGCTGGCATTAGGTGAGAAGGTTGCTTTAGCCCCTGCCATTCTTTGTGCGATCCATGCTGGTTTATCTTTTATGAGTGATCACCCTGAAGGACCTGCGCATCCTGGACCTCAATTTCCGGTTAATTTTCTATATGCGTGGATCGGTCTTCACTTTGAACAGACTTATTCTAGAAAGGTGATTAGTGAGAATATCAAGAATATCGTCGGCTTACGAAGTCCTCctcaaatgatatttttaatggACGCGGCGGCTTCTCCTTTTAATGCTAAGCGAGCACGGATTCACCTCAGGTCGAGTGCTCATTTTGTTTGGCGTCCTCTAccatattcttattcttttgttGATGACGGTTGGCTTTACGATGCGAAATTGGCTCCAGGAGAGTGTAAATATCCGAGAGAGGTTTATGAGTATATAATTTCTATCAGACAGAGCGTGCTTCCACTTCGTTTGGGGAATAAATTACACACCCAGCCATATAATCCTCATCGTTTTGCTCGACAATTTGGCTTTGATCAGTCTTTTCCTGAAAGTATCACTGTTCCCCGATTAGCGAGCCATCTTGGGATACTTGCTAGATGTTGGAATCATTTCATTCGCTATGGGACTtctattaattatttcataCCGAAGAAGGACCGGATTGGGAAACCAACTTTGCATTATGCGCGCTGGTGGTCTAATAGCGTGCATTCGAGATTCAAACACGGAGTAGGCTATCTACTGAGTGCAGATGATCCCCGCAAGCAGCAGAACAAGAAGAGTATTGTTTTAAAGGAAAGTTCAGCTTCTGCAAGGAAATTGGGTTCTTCGGGTATTATCGCTGAAAGAGCACTAGATTCTCTGGGGCCAGAGGTGGAGCAGCTCGACTTATTTCCAGAGTATGATCATGTTCAAGTTGGTCCTTCCGATGACTCTCCTAGATATGAAGTTCTTGGTCTCAGTTTCTCCATTCATGAAGACAAGACATCAGAGGTATGTTCATTAACATTTtcaattatctcttttttttttcttttgcgttctgaccttcttctttttttttgtatacagGAAGTGTTTGTTACAGGTTCGCCTGCCGGGGATAAAATACACTTGCAAGACCCTTCAGTGAAGTCACATGTATGACGTAGAAtccatataatttaaattttgttgattCCTTCTGACATCCTTTCTTTCATGTAGGCATGCGATATGGAACCGTCAAGGAGCTCAGAAAATCTACCCTTGGATGTTCCAACTAAAGTGGCTTGTGGAAAACTTCCTATTACGGTGTCTTCAATGATAggtaattttttatattcatattctgTTTGTAATTAATTTTACATGATGTCGCCGCACTTGTTCTTTGCTTTTTTAATTCACAGAATCACAAGCTGGCGGGAGTGGATCCATTGAGGATGACATGCCTTCAGATGATGAGTTGGTTCTGACGCCTTCGCCACCACaggtattttattttctagttgaATCCATGTCCCTTCTTTTGGTTTCAAATTAAGAATTTGATTCTCAACTAAAGAAGGAGGTAAAATATGGATAATAATGTGTAATTTTTTGTCAGGAATCCGTAGCAACAAAAATTTCGCAAATCGGAGTTAAAACGAAAATGTTATGGCCCGTTTACACTTTGGTCCCTGTATTTACGAAACAGTCCCTGCGGGCAGTTTCATTTCAGTTCCTGCAGTTTTATTTTAGTCCCTGCAGCTTCATTTCCCTTACTTTTTGATGCAGAAAATTACCTTCAAGGAATTTTATGGCTATAACGATGCACATTTTgggattaaaatattataaccccTTTCATAATATATTCGTTATTCCTTGTTTTTACAAAATGGTCCTTGTAGCATATATCGATATGTGATTCTTTTTGTCACAGGATCCGCTCACCGCTGCTGCTGATATTGGAGCGTCATCTTTCAAGGAGGCTTGCTTGACTCATCATGAagtatatttgtatttattatcCCAACTTTCATTTTATATCGCTCATGTTTACACCGCAATTTTATTGTGTAGGATGAGGGTGCTGAAGAAGATGACGATATAGTAGAAGATGGCAAAAATGAAGTCTTGCCAGGATCGTCTTTACTTGGTAAAAGAGAACGAGTCGATGATATTCCGGCTACAGAGGTGCATAAAAGAGCTCGTTTGGAGGCTGATTCAAAATCAACCGGTAAAATCCTcccctcttttctttaaaagaCAGTATCttttacatatttattatttctttttatatgcAGACCTTCCGGTAGAGTCAAAATTGGATGATGATCTGATAGACGCTTTATCACCTTATGGCGACGAAGTGGACTACGAGCCTACACCTTCACCACCTGAAGCTCCTGATATggtaagatttaaatattttcttctttcttttttttcttttttttttttttaattcttttctttctctttttatagGGCGTACCACTTGACGAGGACGTCGGCATTAACGTGAGTAGCGGTACAGGAGGTTTCCAGAGTGAGGTGCCTATTGCGGTCAGATCATTTTTGATTGACCGCATAACGGATATCATGAAGACATTCGACCGTCGACGATTCAGATCAGCTCGAGAGGAAGTGTCCAAGTATTGTCAGTGCATTTCCTCACTTGGAATTGATGTATCTGAATTGGATGGGCGTATAAAATCCGTGTTTGATCATGCCGAGGTCATTGAAGAATTAGAGTCAAGTCCGAGTTTCGCTTCAGCTGTTCGGCTCGTGAATGCTGATGAGGATCTGGCGCTAAAGAAAAGGAAGCTTGCTTCTCATATCAGCACAAAAAGTTCTATTCTCAAAGCTTCAGAAGGTGTCTCTTTGGAGCTTCAGCAGactagagagaaaataagagagcTTGAGGAGCACATTTTGCAGTTAAAGAGTACAGAAGCAGAGTTGTCATTTAAACTCGAAGTGGCCAACGACTCTTTAAAGAAATTAACGCCGACTGAAGAAGAACTGCAGAAGGACGTTGCTGATGCGGAGAGGGAATATGCTGCAGCCACTGAAGATTGTAAAGCTTCCAAAGAATCCGCCGGTCTCCGAGGATTGATAGAGCTATTTGAGGAGCGTCGTCAGATATTTGAGATTTGATTTTcctttacttttctctttttggaTGTTTATCGTGGATGTTATCTTTATTTGTCACTAGTATGAGACAgtatttgataatttgaatgaCTTTGATTGTGCTTGAATGTTTGATCTCTTCCTCCTGTCTTTATCTCATACTGCATTGTGACGATGATTGTCTTGCGAGGATGGTTTGTTTCTTTTGCCTTGATTCTCACGTACAATCAACTCTAAATTGAGTCATCACTCTGTTGTCTGGACAAATATGCTATCTTCTCAGCGCTCTTGTAGCGATAACATGTACactgcccctttttttttttttttttacatcaaaaaaaaaaaatggtcaatcgaaattaaaatattcagtttaacgacatggcggtcaaattacatcaaaatgctcagtttaacgacatggcggtcaaattatatctgaatgctcagtttaacgacatggcggtcaaattatatcaaaatgctcagtttaacgacatggtggtcaaattacatcaaaatactcagtttaacgacatgacggtcaaattacatcaaaatgctcagtttaacgacatggcggtcaaattatatctgaatgctcagtttaacgacatggcggtcaaattatatcaaaatgctcagtttaacgacatggtggtcaaattacatcaaaatactcagtttaacgacatggcggtcaaattacatcaaaatgctcagtttaacgacatggcggtcaaattatatctgaatgctcagtttaacgacatggcggtcaaattatatcaaatgctcagtttaacgacatggcggtcaaattatatcaaaatgctCACCCTTTTTgaaagcaatcgaaattgctaCACATAACTGACCCTAAGGCGAGTTAgtggaaaaaatatattttgggtaatagGAGACatggtttggttttttttttattttgcctcgagaagcaatcgaaattgccgCATAACtgaccctaaggtgagttagcattccgtcataggcaaaatatattttgggtaatagGAGATATgggttaatttttatttattttgcctcgagaagcaatcgaaattacCGCATAACtgaccctaaggtgagttagcattccgtcataggcaaaatatattttgggatATAGGAAACATGggttaatttttgtttattttgcctcgagaagcaatcgaaattgccgCATAACtgaccctaaggtgagttagcattccgtcataggcaaaatatattttgggtataGGAAACATGggttaatttttgtttattttgcctcgagaagcaatcgaaattgccgCATAACtgaccctaaggtgagttagcattccgtcataggcaaaatatattttgggtgaTCTGGCGCCCATATGGGTTTTCACCAGATACCttcccctaacttttgcctgtgagcctcgaaaggttttctcacagcggggatcccaattttgcctgtggggttataccacagccgggaattttttgcatttttacccTTGAAGTCCAATATGGACAATCAAGTCCGCTGGTGGCTCATCTTTTacccatattatctaaaaaattagataacatgtcctccattttttttattttatacataatatttttttaagaaacggCCGTTGATAGGTGGCATTGGCCTTTCACCTTTGGCGTCAATTAATTGGTAGGCACCGCCTTCATAAGCTTTCTCCACCACATATGGGCCTTCCCAATTTGGATCAAACTTCTTCCCAGTATGTTTATTGATTATAATCGGTCTGCGAAGAACGAGCACCAGCTCCCCAACACTAATGGTGCGGTACCGGGTAAGTTTATTATATGCGCTTGCCATTTGGGCTTGATATAGTTCCAAATTCTGTTGGGCAGTCAACCTGACTTCATCCAATGCATCTAGCTCATCAAGCCTTAGTAGAGCATTTTCTTCATTTGTTAACTCGTGTTGAACTGCTATTCGTAATGAGGGCAATTCAACTTCTAATGGTAATACCGCCTCAACACCGAACACCAAGGAATAGGGTGTTGCTTGAGTTGGCGTTCTGTATGTGGTCCGATAGGCCCATAGAGCTTCGATGATCCGCATATGCCATTCCTTTTGATTTTTGCCAATGATTTTCTTTAATAGCTTTGTCAAAGTCTTATTAAAGGCTTCGGCCAGTCCATTAGCCCTTGCATTATATATTGAAGAATATCTCCAATCAATTTTATGTTGAGTGGCAAATCTATTGACTTTGAAACTCCTGAAGGCAGTTCCATTGTCAGATATAATTCGCCTTGGAACTCCGAATCGATATAGGATATTTTCTTTGAAGAATTTGACCACATCATCTGCTTTTACTTCTCTAAGTGGGATTGCCTCAACCCATCTAGAAAAGTAATCTGTAGCAGCAAGAATGAATTTATGCCCCCTGGAAGATAGCGGATTGATAGGTCCTATCACATCTGTTCCCCACATATCAAATGGCCATGAGGCGATTGTAGGATGCAAGGGATTTGGATGCCGATGAATGAAGTCACCGTGGATTTGACATTGATGGCATTTTCTAGCATACATCATACAATCTTGTATCATtgttggccaataatatcccAAATGTTTAATTTTGAGGCGCATTTTTGGCCCTGATTGGTGCGCACCGCAGACGCCTGAATGAACTTCATGCATGACTTGTTTAATCTCATTTGGTGATAAACATTTAAGCCATAATTGATCATAAGATCTACGATAAAGCTGATCATTAACAAATACATATCTCATTGCCCTTTTCTTAATTTGTGCCTGTCTCGACTTTTCCTCTGGcaacttattatatttgagaaaGTCGATGAAAGGTTCCCTCCAATCATCTTCTATATCGATAGTTGCGACTTCAGCTTCCTTTGTATCTTTTTCTGGATTTAAGTCAGCCGGGGACAATATTTTACGATTCCGTATAGTTATTTGGACTTCATCCATAGTGGGATCGGCAAGCTCTTTAGCCAATCTAGCTAGGGCATCGGCTTTTCCATTTACAGCCCTGGatactttttctatttttacatATGGAATTTTCTCCATAAGATATTTTACCCTCGTCTGATATTCGACCAGCTCAGGTTTATGTATTTTAAACTCCCCTTCAACTTGGTTGATGATTAATTGGGAGTCTCCGAAGATATGCAATTTTTGTATGTTCAACTGGATCGCAATTTCTAAACCTGCAATAAGAGCTTCATATTCAGCCTCATTGTTTGTGCGAGGTTCAGAAAGGGCTAATGAGTATCTTAAAATGCCTCCTTCAGGTGTTACAAAGATTAACGCTATCCCGGCCTTAATCTTAGGGATATTTGGACTGAAAGCTGGTTGAATTGAGGATGCACCGTCAAAATACATTTTCCAATAAGGTTGGTCGTCCGTAGCAAACATGATGTGCTCATCGGGCAAATCGCAGACCAAAGGTGAGTCATCTGGAATTGGGTGCGCAGCTAAGAAATCAGTAAGTGCTTGACCTTTGATGGCTTTCTGTGGGACATAAGTGATGTCAAATTCCAGCAGTATAACAGCCCACTTTGCCAACCTTCCAGTCAAAACTGGTCTTGTCATTAAGAATTTAAGTGGGTCCACCCTCGAAATTAAGTGGATTTTATGCTCCAACATATAATGCCTTAATTTCTTAACCGCAAATATAAGGGCTAGACAGTGCTTTTCAATTGGCGAGTAAAAGTTTTCTGCCCCCACCAACATCCTGCTGAGATAATATAAAGcgctttcctttccttcttcattATTTTGAGCAAGGAGTGCACCCAGCGATCCTTCAAGCGCAGCAGTGTATAAAATTAATGGCCTGCCATGAATAGGGGCAGCAAGCACTGGAGGACTTAATAAATATTTCTTAATGTCGTCAAATGCTGTTTGACAATCATCATCCCATATAAAAGGCGCATCCTTTTTCACCAATTTGGAAAACGGTTTAATTCTGCCAGATAGATTTGATATAAACCTTCTGATATAGGCCAATCTTCCTTGAAAGGATCTTAATTGCTTCAAATTCTTTGGAGGTGGCAAT is from Ananas comosus cultivar F153 unplaced genomic scaffold, ASM154086v1, whole genome shotgun sequence and encodes:
- the LOC109705053 gene encoding uncharacterized protein LOC109705053, with product MTYNDSCAIRHTCTMITIKDMEQDEDIEPLKAKLLELKDAPQELEDGGQATVDKLIEINLGNEEDRRPTYISALLPEEDQDVLKALLMEYKDCFAWTYKEMPGLDPSVAVHKLAISPDVAPVKQAPRRTRVDLEEQIITETKKLIEAGFIREEKYADWITSIVPVKKKNGQIRICVDFRDLNKACPKDDFPLPVTELMIDNTSSYEMFSFMDGSSGYNQIKMAPEDEKHTAFRTPIGIYCYKVMPFGLKNAGATYQRAMTIIFDDLLHKVVECYVDDLVVKTVNKANHFEDLRTVFTRLKKYNLKMNPLKCAFGVYSGKFLGFIVRHRGIEIDPAKIKAIMELPPPKNLKQLRSFQGRLAYIRRFISNLSGRIKPFSKLVKKDAPFIWDDDCQTAFDDIKKYLLSPPVLAAPIHGRPLILYTAALEGSLGALLAQNNEEGKESALYYLSRMLVGAENFYSPIEKHCLALIFAVKKLRHYMLEHKIHLISRVDPLKFLMTRPVLTGRLAKWAVILLEFDITYVPQKAIKGQALTDFLAAHPIPDDSPLVCDLPDEHIMFATDDQPYWKMYFDGASSIQPAFSPNIPKIKAGIALIFVTPEGGILRYSLALSEPRTNNEAEYEALIAGLEIAIQLNIQKLHIFGDSQLIINQVEGEFKIHKPELVEYQTRVKYLMEKIPYVKIEKVSRAVNGKADALARLAKELADPTMDEVQITIRNRKILSPADLNPEKDTKEAEVATIDIEDDWREPFIDFLKYNKLPEEKSRQAQIKKRAMRYVFVNDQLYRRSYDQLWLKCLSPNEIKQVMHEVHSGVCGAHQSGPKMRLKIKHLGYYWPTMIQDCMMYARKCHQCQIHGDFIHRHPNPLHPTIASWPFDMWGTDVIGPINPLSSRGHKFILAATDYFSRWVEAIPLREVKADDVVKFFKENILYRFGVPRRIISDNGTAFRSFKVNRFATQHKIDWRYSSIYNARANGLAEAFNKTLTKLLKKIIGKNQKEWHMRIIEALWAYRTTYRTPTQATPYSLVFGVEAVLPLEVELPSLRIAVQHELTNEENALLRLDELDALDEVRLTAQQNLELYQAQMASAYNKLTRYRTISVGELVLVLRRPIIINKHTGKKFDPNWEGPYVVEKAYEGGAYQLIDAKGERPMPPINGRFLKKYYV